A stretch of the Snodgrassella alvi genome encodes the following:
- the basC gene encoding putative histamine N-monooxygenase produces MDMKQTDLAGIGIGPFNLGLAALLSRHTEVNAVFLDKTPTFHWHAGLLIPGTTLQVPFLADLVTMADPCHPLSYLNYLHQQQRLYLFCYYDRFLIPRQEYDDYCRWAVSQLPSCHFDACVTAVNYDRQQQKFIIESESAAGEKQTYCSQDIAIGVGTRPYEPDWLKQSNHPLIQHSAHFLSMQEQLQQCKQVTVVGAGQSAAECVLALYRALQPEQIKAGASIRWITRSAGFHPMEFSKLGQECFTPVYMQYFQTLTAQKRREISANQGQLYKGISFTTIGDIYNLLYERTIAGAPAGLSLYSNCDVQSVEVQPSGVINMTCLHTQLNQHKTIQTDAIVAATGYSHQWPQWFEDLKGTVLQTDDQNDYLINEDFTAVRCDGGKGRIFIQNAEIAKQGVGSPDLGMGATRNGVIVNQLLGKNYYQVPEYSAFQRYGLPE; encoded by the coding sequence ATGGATATGAAACAAACCGATCTGGCTGGTATTGGCATCGGCCCTTTTAATCTGGGGTTGGCTGCTTTATTGTCACGTCATACTGAAGTCAACGCAGTGTTTTTGGATAAAACCCCCACCTTTCACTGGCATGCGGGACTATTAATACCCGGTACCACCTTGCAAGTGCCGTTTCTGGCCGATTTAGTGACCATGGCCGATCCGTGCCATCCCTTAAGCTATCTCAACTATCTGCATCAGCAGCAACGGCTGTATCTGTTTTGCTATTACGACCGCTTCCTGATTCCGCGACAGGAATATGATGATTACTGCCGCTGGGCGGTCAGCCAGCTACCGTCCTGCCATTTCGATGCTTGTGTTACCGCGGTTAATTACGACCGTCAACAGCAAAAATTTATTATTGAAAGTGAATCTGCCGCAGGCGAAAAACAAACGTATTGTAGTCAGGATATTGCTATCGGCGTGGGTACTCGGCCTTATGAACCAGACTGGTTGAAACAATCCAACCATCCTTTAATTCAACATTCCGCCCACTTTCTTAGCATGCAGGAGCAGTTGCAGCAATGTAAGCAAGTTACTGTGGTAGGAGCAGGGCAGAGTGCCGCAGAATGCGTGCTGGCACTGTATCGCGCCTTGCAGCCGGAGCAAATCAAAGCCGGTGCCTCTATCCGCTGGATTACCCGCTCTGCCGGCTTTCATCCGATGGAATTTTCTAAGCTAGGACAGGAATGCTTCACACCGGTGTATATGCAGTATTTCCAGACGCTGACCGCACAGAAACGGCGGGAAATCAGCGCCAATCAGGGACAACTATACAAGGGCATCAGCTTTACTACCATTGGCGACATTTATAATTTGCTGTATGAACGCACCATCGCTGGTGCGCCTGCTGGCCTAAGCCTATATTCCAATTGTGATGTGCAATCGGTGGAAGTACAGCCGTCCGGCGTGATAAACATGACTTGCCTGCACACCCAGCTGAATCAGCACAAAACCATCCAAACCGATGCTATCGTTGCCGCCACCGGCTACAGCCATCAATGGCCGCAATGGTTTGAAGATTTAAAAGGTACGGTGCTGCAAACAGATGACCAGAATGATTATTTAATCAACGAAGACTTTACCGCTGTTCGCTGCGATGGTGGCAAAGGCCGAATTTTTATTCAGAATGCTGAAATTGCCAAACAGGGTGTTGGGTCGCCTGATTTAGGTATGGGCGCTACCCGTAATGGCGTAATTGTCAATCAACTCCTGGGTAAAAACTACTATCAGGTACCTGAATATTCAGCTTTTCAGCGCTATGGTTTACCAGAATAA
- a CDS encoding condensation domain-containing protein, with the protein MRELTSMQAACWFGRAHGAMLGGVAAHLYTEFNGSHIDADKLRHAIENLYRRHELLCLQLNAAGEVSFRDEPPENLLEIDDFLHLSAAQQQQMLKHKRRLWTHQQLNLAKAQTARFSLSLLGADAFRLHIDTDMIAVDPSSFRVLMEDMAQLYADGGAVLPPPASFYDWRYKLQQDWYEQQQQQRARAWWQARIAALAPAPTLPLKEAAEAAAQSTRLSATLDAAKNLQLRQLARQHELTFSALMLGIFAYTLGKKTKDLAYRLNVPFFWREPIVPDIERTIGDFADMVLLNIDMTSDTSLSAFCRQVAAEWRQCLDHRQFSGVNVMRRLSRHHTTPQMSPVVFTAAVDMPEKNLFSSRVHELFGSMDWCISQGPQVALDAQFVQIQDKLLINWDVRLDALPEDWVNELFMRCLTLLNTLIAEPERFTQPLPALNQLLYPDEKNENVIALNPLQKAYLLGRSTTFALGGVAMQEFREYTGKLNLPRFRQRLADMVQHHASLRTYIDASRCVQRVSQLAVINLTEINLCEDEPAEATAKIDALRQHYQQAIFDLNESPWDITLFQLKHEQFVLFARFDALILDGRAIAELMRELFTTTPLPATGMSESVALPDKHMVAQDAAYWQQRLQAIHSIAQLPWKQPLATLVTSRYARRSAAVSEPVFRALCRMGAQQGLFKNSLLTALILAVLSRGQQTAELLSVAVPVLPLYEGELSNQSTFIVSTWEAEAGFIEQAKKLQSDTLEGLQHLAFSGVELARMLFEQHGQAPVLPVVITNGLSWPTLPADIPLHFVNGLTQTPQVAMDIRFMLGANGALVFNVDYAQEAISDAVVRDYLEALVSVCTQVAASGLENIESILPPPHFLNAQQSAVISAQHQQLMHIYRETLNIAPECVIQISQPFTQLGLRPAHVKAITGQINQTFALALNPRQLIGCRNIEEVAQLINTAMAMA; encoded by the coding sequence ATGCGTGAACTTACTTCAATGCAGGCTGCATGCTGGTTTGGGCGGGCGCATGGTGCCATGCTGGGTGGTGTAGCTGCTCATTTGTATACCGAATTCAATGGCAGCCATATCGATGCAGATAAACTCAGGCATGCTATCGAAAATCTGTACCGGCGACATGAGCTGCTGTGTCTGCAACTTAATGCGGCTGGAGAGGTTAGTTTCCGGGATGAGCCGCCAGAAAATCTTTTAGAAATAGATGATTTTTTACATTTATCTGCGGCACAACAGCAACAAATGCTGAAACACAAACGCCGGCTTTGGACACATCAGCAGCTGAATCTGGCAAAAGCGCAGACAGCGCGCTTTTCGCTCAGTCTGCTGGGTGCCGATGCGTTCCGTCTGCATATCGATACCGATATGATTGCGGTAGACCCGTCCAGTTTTCGTGTTCTGATGGAAGATATGGCGCAGTTGTATGCAGATGGCGGAGCAGTGTTGCCGCCGCCCGCGTCTTTTTACGATTGGCGTTATAAGTTGCAGCAAGACTGGTATGAACAGCAACAGCAGCAGCGTGCCCGTGCATGGTGGCAAGCGCGCATAGCTGCACTGGCACCGGCACCGACTTTGCCGTTGAAAGAAGCTGCTGAGGCAGCGGCGCAGAGTACGCGGCTGAGTGCCACCCTGGACGCAGCGAAGAATCTACAGTTACGGCAACTGGCGCGTCAACATGAGTTGACTTTTTCGGCACTGATGCTTGGGATTTTTGCCTATACACTGGGCAAGAAAACCAAAGATTTAGCTTACCGGCTGAATGTGCCATTTTTCTGGCGCGAACCCATCGTGCCTGATATTGAACGCACCATCGGTGATTTTGCCGATATGGTGTTGCTGAACATTGATATGACTTCTGACACCAGTTTGTCTGCATTCTGCCGGCAGGTGGCAGCAGAATGGCGTCAGTGTCTGGATCACCGGCAGTTTAGCGGCGTGAATGTGATGCGGCGTCTGTCGCGCCATCACACCACGCCGCAAATGTCACCGGTCGTATTTACTGCCGCAGTGGATATGCCTGAAAAAAATCTGTTTTCCAGCCGTGTACATGAGCTGTTTGGCAGCATGGACTGGTGTATTTCTCAAGGGCCACAGGTAGCGCTAGACGCTCAGTTTGTCCAAATACAGGATAAGCTGCTGATAAACTGGGATGTGCGTTTAGATGCCTTGCCGGAAGACTGGGTAAATGAACTATTTATGCGCTGTTTAACTCTGCTAAATACCTTGATTGCGGAGCCAGAGCGCTTTACCCAGCCGTTGCCAGCACTCAATCAGCTGCTGTATCCAGATGAAAAGAATGAGAATGTCATTGCTCTGAATCCTTTGCAAAAAGCCTATTTACTGGGTCGCAGCACCACATTTGCGCTGGGTGGTGTGGCTATGCAGGAATTTCGTGAATACACCGGTAAGCTAAATTTACCGCGCTTTCGGCAGCGTCTGGCTGATATGGTGCAGCATCATGCCAGTCTACGCACCTATATCGATGCCAGCCGTTGTGTCCAGCGAGTCAGCCAGCTGGCAGTGATAAATCTCACTGAAATCAATTTGTGTGAAGACGAGCCAGCAGAGGCTACAGCAAAAATCGATGCCTTGCGCCAGCACTATCAGCAGGCCATATTTGATTTAAATGAGTCACCATGGGATATCACTCTGTTTCAGTTAAAACATGAGCAGTTTGTGCTGTTTGCGCGCTTTGATGCATTGATTCTGGATGGACGAGCCATTGCTGAATTGATGCGGGAATTATTTACCACGACGCCCTTGCCGGCTACTGGCATGTCAGAAAGTGTAGCGCTGCCTGATAAACACATGGTGGCTCAGGACGCAGCCTACTGGCAGCAGCGCCTGCAAGCTATCCACTCAATTGCGCAACTACCATGGAAACAGCCTTTGGCCACACTGGTGACTTCACGCTATGCGCGCCGGAGTGCAGCTGTATCCGAACCCGTCTTTCGCGCCTTATGCCGCATGGGCGCTCAGCAGGGGCTGTTTAAGAATTCCTTACTGACGGCGCTGATACTGGCGGTACTGTCACGAGGCCAACAAACAGCAGAATTGCTGTCTGTGGCGGTACCGGTGTTGCCCTTATATGAGGGTGAATTGTCTAATCAGTCCACATTTATTGTCTCCACTTGGGAAGCAGAAGCCGGATTCATCGAACAGGCCAAAAAATTACAATCCGATACGCTCGAGGGTTTGCAGCATCTGGCGTTTTCTGGTGTGGAGCTGGCGCGTATGCTGTTTGAGCAGCATGGACAGGCACCGGTTTTGCCGGTAGTGATTACTAATGGTCTGTCATGGCCAACGCTACCGGCAGATATTCCGCTTCACTTTGTCAATGGTCTGACCCAAACACCACAAGTAGCCATGGATATCCGTTTTATGCTTGGCGCAAATGGCGCATTGGTGTTTAACGTTGACTATGCTCAGGAAGCCATCAGTGATGCAGTTGTCCGAGACTATCTGGAAGCATTAGTTAGTGTTTGCACTCAGGTGGCAGCTAGTGGGCTGGAAAACATCGAATCCATTTTGCCGCCACCGCATTTTCTGAATGCACAACAATCAGCTGTTATCTCCGCGCAGCATCAGCAACTGATGCATATCTATCGTGAAACTCTGAATATTGCTCCAGAGTGCGTTATACAAATCTCGCAACCATTCACCCAGCTGGGATTGCGTCCGGCTCATGTGAAAGCCATTACCGGCCAGATAAATCAGACATTCGCACTGGCTTTGAATCCACGTCAGCTCATTGGCTGCCGCAACATTGAGGAAGTGGCGCAACTGATTAATACAGCCATGGCCATGGCGTAA
- a CDS encoding (2,3-dihydroxybenzoyl)adenylate synthase, producing the protein MISFTHWPEEFARRYRDQGYWLDQPLTRVLTRTAERSPLATAIICAERRINYQELNHYSDTLAARLMEQGLASGDTALVQLPNCAEFYIVFFALLKAGIVPLNALYNHRQHELGSFCHQIKPKLLIASRRHEVFNNNEFLQHLSAQHLSPELVLMQDALESDQNLADWYSNPPASYSQFAPTPADEVAFFQLSGGSTGTPKLIPRTHNDYDYSVRASAEICRLSAHTRFLCAMPAPHNYILSSPGALGVFHAGGCVVMAPSPEPANCFALIEQHQINMVALVPSAISLWMQQPEQERLKTRSLQLIQVGGASFPESVARQVLHVFGCQLQQVFGMAEGLVNYTRLDDTEELIVSTQGRPISPDDEVRVVDADGNDVPDGETGMLKTRGPYTFRGYYQSPEHNAQAFDAEGFYYSGDLVQRYSNGYIKVVGRVKDQINRGGEKIAAEEIEKLLITHPDVSAAALVAVSDERFGEKSCAFIVSHNPQLSALSLKRHLLNLGIAHYKLPDQVCMIDSLPLTAVGKTDKKRLRESLQHHPA; encoded by the coding sequence ATGATTAGCTTCACACACTGGCCGGAAGAATTTGCCCGCCGTTACCGAGACCAAGGATACTGGCTGGATCAACCGTTAACTCGTGTACTGACCCGAACGGCAGAAAGGTCTCCATTAGCCACCGCCATTATCTGCGCAGAGCGCCGCATCAACTATCAGGAACTCAATCATTATTCAGATACCCTGGCCGCCAGACTGATGGAACAAGGATTAGCCAGTGGTGACACAGCGCTGGTGCAGCTGCCGAACTGCGCCGAATTTTATATTGTGTTTTTCGCACTGCTTAAAGCTGGCATCGTCCCGTTGAATGCTCTGTACAACCATCGCCAACATGAACTGGGCAGTTTTTGCCACCAGATAAAACCCAAACTACTGATTGCCTCCCGCCGACATGAAGTATTCAACAACAACGAGTTTCTTCAACACTTGTCCGCTCAACACCTGTCTCCCGAACTGGTGCTGATGCAGGACGCGCTTGAGAGTGACCAGAATTTAGCCGATTGGTACAGCAATCCGCCCGCCTCCTACAGCCAATTTGCCCCCACGCCGGCGGATGAAGTTGCCTTTTTCCAGCTCTCTGGAGGCAGCACTGGTACGCCAAAGCTCATTCCGCGCACCCATAATGATTACGATTACAGCGTTCGCGCCAGTGCCGAAATCTGCCGCCTGAGCGCACACACACGTTTTCTGTGTGCCATGCCGGCTCCGCACAACTACATCCTCAGCTCACCCGGCGCTCTAGGCGTATTTCATGCCGGCGGCTGCGTGGTGATGGCGCCCAGTCCCGAACCGGCCAACTGCTTTGCACTGATTGAGCAGCATCAGATTAACATGGTCGCCCTTGTGCCCAGTGCCATATCCCTGTGGATGCAGCAGCCAGAACAAGAACGGCTGAAAACCCGTTCATTGCAGCTCATTCAGGTAGGCGGAGCCAGCTTTCCAGAGTCTGTGGCACGGCAGGTATTACATGTATTTGGCTGCCAGTTGCAACAAGTATTCGGTATGGCCGAAGGATTAGTAAATTACACACGTTTGGATGACACCGAGGAGCTGATTGTCAGCACACAGGGGCGTCCCATCAGTCCAGATGATGAAGTACGAGTAGTGGATGCAGACGGCAACGACGTGCCGGACGGTGAAACCGGTATGCTCAAAACACGTGGTCCCTATACTTTTCGTGGCTATTATCAGAGTCCAGAACACAACGCTCAGGCTTTTGATGCAGAAGGTTTTTACTACTCAGGTGACTTAGTGCAACGTTACAGTAATGGCTATATAAAAGTGGTCGGACGCGTAAAAGACCAAATTAACCGCGGTGGCGAAAAAATAGCCGCCGAAGAAATCGAAAAACTGCTGATTACCCATCCCGATGTCAGCGCCGCGGCACTGGTGGCCGTCAGCGATGAGCGTTTTGGTGAAAAAAGCTGTGCCTTTATCGTGTCACACAATCCGCAGTTATCCGCACTCAGCCTGAAACGCCATCTGCTCAATCTGGGCATTGCCCACTACAAACTGCCCGATCAGGTGTGCATGATAGACAGCCTGCCGCTCACAGCCGTGGGTAAAACCGATAAAAAACGCCTGCGCGAAAGCCTACAACATCATCCAGCCTGA
- a CDS encoding isochorismatase family protein has translation MTIRQITDYPMPEVTQLPQNKTTWVPDSSRAVLLIHDMQKYFLNFYQPDSPLIQTMIQNLHRLRSWAAQQQIPVVYTAQPHQQSPQERALLTDVWGLGITTAAAEEQHIVAALTPLPKDTVLTKWRYSAFQRTELHTLMQQWQRDQLIIGGVYAHIGCMITAAEAFMQDIQPFFVADALADFSLQQHLYALEYVAGCCGQVTTTAALLPETDGLTRAWLTHRIQTLLETASEPIDPEENLILYGLDSLRIMQFAAELKQHNIHIGFEALGQQPTLNNWWRLIEAEQTAAMV, from the coding sequence ATGACGATTAGACAAATTACCGATTATCCCATGCCGGAAGTCACCCAATTGCCGCAGAATAAAACTACCTGGGTGCCAGACAGCTCCCGCGCGGTGCTATTAATCCACGACATGCAAAAATATTTTCTGAATTTCTATCAGCCTGACAGTCCGCTGATACAGACAATGATTCAGAACTTACACCGTCTGCGCAGCTGGGCGGCACAACAGCAGATACCCGTAGTCTATACCGCCCAGCCGCACCAACAGAGCCCGCAGGAGCGTGCGCTTCTCACCGATGTCTGGGGGCTGGGTATCACCACCGCCGCGGCAGAAGAACAGCACATCGTGGCGGCACTCACGCCACTGCCGAAAGATACCGTACTGACCAAATGGCGCTATAGCGCCTTTCAGCGTACCGAATTACATACTCTGATGCAGCAATGGCAGCGCGACCAGCTGATTATCGGTGGTGTATACGCGCATATCGGCTGCATGATTACTGCTGCCGAAGCCTTTATGCAGGATATTCAGCCTTTTTTTGTAGCTGATGCCTTAGCTGATTTTTCCCTGCAACAACACCTCTATGCACTGGAATATGTAGCTGGTTGCTGCGGGCAGGTGACCACCACTGCTGCCTTACTACCCGAAACCGACGGACTGACACGTGCATGGTTGACACACAGAATCCAGACCTTGCTCGAAACAGCGTCCGAACCGATAGACCCCGAAGAAAACTTAATTCTGTATGGACTGGATTCATTACGCATCATGCAGTTTGCCGCCGAACTCAAACAGCACAACATCCATATCGGCTTCGAAGCACTGGGACAGCAGCCCACACTAAACAACTGGTGGCGCCTGATTGAAGCAGAGCAAACCGCAGCCATGGTCTAA